The proteins below are encoded in one region of Candidatus Krumholzibacteriia bacterium:
- a CDS encoding M48 family metallopeptidase, with product MKHHAITDPFPDTVEIRRGRRRTVEVALENGRFVARVPRSAGGPELDALIDRLRTQVWQRLQRESVFDDHGLCERSLEVCRAWFPRIELPPFRVRFSRRQHKRWGSCTYDGRTGRIRISAHLMGHPVWLIDAVLHHEIAHLLVPDHGPHFQELVRRNPDHDRAQGYLEALEHSDRLGEVAPVRLRARLDDRSDDRPPQRGLFEATPD from the coding sequence GTGAAGCATCACGCCATCACTGATCCCTTCCCGGACACCGTCGAGATCCGCCGTGGGCGCCGGCGCACCGTCGAGGTGGCGCTCGAGAACGGACGGTTCGTGGCGCGCGTGCCCCGGAGCGCAGGCGGCCCCGAGCTCGACGCACTGATCGACCGGCTGCGCACGCAGGTGTGGCAGCGGCTGCAGCGGGAGTCGGTGTTCGACGACCACGGTCTGTGCGAGCGTTCGCTGGAGGTCTGCCGTGCGTGGTTCCCGAGAATCGAGCTCCCACCCTTCCGGGTGCGGTTCAGCCGACGGCAGCACAAGCGGTGGGGAAGCTGCACGTACGACGGCCGCACGGGTCGGATCCGGATCAGCGCGCACCTGATGGGTCACCCCGTGTGGCTGATCGACGCCGTCCTGCACCACGAGATCGCGCACCTGCTCGTGCCCGATCACGGTCCGCACTTCCAGGAGCTGGTCCGCAGGAACCCCGACCACGACCGGGCCCAGGGATACCTCGAGGCGCTGGAGCATTCCGACCGGCTGGGAGAGGTCGCCCCCGTGCGGCTGCGCGCGAGGCTGGACGACCGGTCCGACGACCGGCCGCCCCAGCGCGGATTGTTCGAGGCGACCCCCGACTGA
- a CDS encoding rhomboid family intramembrane serine protease yields MRVPPGGGPYRRPGGFGRPGGFGRPGGFGGGGGFGGGGVRFGPGVPLPPVVKQLLIINVAVFVIEWLPGVESAELNRIFGLVPADVFASGRVWQLVTYMFLHGGLFHILFNMLILWMFGSSVEARWGSRDFLTYYMMCGVGGALLSWITGPSSQVATIGASGAVLGVLVAYTLMYPDRQVLIYFLFPIKMKYLIWVLVAIDLLGAFSGSQGGTAHFAHLGGMATGFLFLKQDWRLGSLGRKVRASRARRTMRKQTERQERAQQSAKANQEEIDRILEKISAHGMDSLTQEELKTLREASRHH; encoded by the coding sequence ATGCGTGTCCCACCCGGAGGAGGACCCTACCGCCGTCCCGGAGGCTTCGGCCGTCCCGGAGGCTTCGGCCGTCCCGGCGGCTTCGGCGGTGGTGGCGGCTTCGGTGGCGGCGGTGTCCGCTTCGGACCCGGCGTCCCCCTCCCGCCGGTCGTCAAGCAGCTGCTGATCATCAACGTGGCCGTGTTCGTGATCGAGTGGCTGCCCGGCGTCGAGAGCGCCGAACTGAATCGGATCTTCGGACTGGTCCCCGCCGACGTCTTCGCCAGCGGCCGGGTGTGGCAGCTGGTCACGTACATGTTCCTCCACGGCGGACTGTTCCACATCCTGTTCAACATGCTGATCCTGTGGATGTTCGGCTCGTCGGTCGAGGCGCGTTGGGGCAGCCGGGACTTCCTCACCTACTACATGATGTGCGGGGTGGGCGGCGCGCTGCTGAGCTGGATCACCGGTCCGAGTTCGCAGGTGGCCACCATCGGCGCCAGCGGTGCGGTGCTGGGCGTGCTCGTGGCCTACACGCTGATGTATCCCGACCGCCAGGTGCTGATCTACTTCCTGTTCCCGATCAAGATGAAGTACCTGATCTGGGTGCTCGTGGCGATCGACCTCCTCGGTGCGTTCAGCGGGTCGCAGGGCGGCACGGCGCACTTCGCCCATCTGGGCGGCATGGCCACCGGCTTCCTCTTCCTGAAGCAGGACTGGAGACTGGGGTCCCTCGGCCGCAAGGTGCGCGCATCGCGTGCGCGGCGCACCATGCGGAAGCAGACCGAGCGTCAGGAGCGCGCGCAGCAGTCGGCCAAGGCGAATCAGGAGGAGATCGACCGGATCCTCGAGAAGATCTCCGCACATGGAATGGACAGCCTCACCCAGGAAGAGCTGAAGACGCTCCGTGAAGCATCACGCCATCACTGA
- a CDS encoding LOG family protein → MCFGSSRVGAESPAARSAETVGRILAERGITVLSGGYDGVMDAVSRGATEAGGAAIGVTTPIFPRRDPSRHLTAQWTEPDYLARLATLVRQAHGFVALPGGLGTLSEWVTAWVLLTIRQAPGPLFLFEDPWRPVFEAILAVDEVDPAHAEHVHWLRDAADLAPALDAGVR, encoded by the coding sequence GTGTGTTTCGGGAGTTCGCGGGTCGGAGCCGAGTCCCCCGCCGCCCGGTCCGCGGAGACCGTGGGCCGGATCCTCGCCGAGCGCGGGATCACCGTCCTGTCCGGCGGTTACGACGGCGTCATGGACGCGGTCAGCCGCGGCGCGACCGAGGCGGGCGGTGCTGCCATCGGGGTCACCACCCCGATCTTCCCCCGGCGTGACCCCAGCCGTCATCTCACCGCCCAGTGGACCGAGCCCGACTACCTGGCGCGCCTGGCCACGCTCGTCCGTCAGGCCCATGGCTTCGTCGCGCTCCCCGGAGGGCTCGGCACCCTCTCGGAGTGGGTGACCGCCTGGGTCCTGCTGACGATCCGCCAGGCTCCCGGCCCCTTGTTCCTCTTCGAGGATCCGTGGCGGCCCGTGTTCGAAGCGATCCTCGCCGTCGACGAGGTCGATCCCGCGCACGCCGAACACGTGCACTGGCTGCGCGATGCGGCCGATCTGGCCCCGGCCCTCGACGCCGGAGTGCGCTGA
- a CDS encoding FHA domain-containing protein: protein MNRSRSTRSTPVEAAQSATSDDLSVFLARYHAALVILSGPHRGTEIPLDRPRIVIGRGTEADLVLADATVSRTHAVIGFRAGHFHVEDLDSANGTKVGCDAIGVRELEHGDHVRVGAVELQLIVEEREAPPPTHVLDVD, encoded by the coding sequence ATGAACCGGTCCCGATCGACGCGATCCACTCCCGTCGAGGCAGCGCAGTCCGCCACGTCCGACGATCTGTCGGTCTTCCTGGCGCGGTACCACGCGGCCCTGGTCATCCTCAGCGGTCCCCATCGGGGCACCGAGATCCCCCTGGATCGTCCGCGCATCGTGATCGGGCGCGGAACGGAGGCCGACCTGGTCCTGGCCGACGCCACCGTGTCGCGGACCCACGCCGTCATCGGCTTCCGCGCCGGGCACTTCCACGTGGAGGACCTCGACTCGGCGAACGGCACGAAGGTCGGGTGCGACGCAATCGGCGTGCGCGAACTCGAGCACGGCGACCACGTGCGCGTGGGTGCAGTCGAGTTGCAGCTGATCGTCGAGGAGCGCGAAGCCCCACCACCCACCCACGTGCTCGACGTGGACTGA
- the kynB gene encoding arylformamidase produces the protein MDRGRLIDISQPVDPSIGTFPGDTPFSWEFTWSLAAGDSCNVSRVVTSPHNGTHADAPLHFEDGATGIGDVELDRYVGPCWVVDGPREGLLQPEHLRSIDVDTYPRLLVRTRDDARTGFPDEFVALDPSAARWLVDHEIRLIGLDTPSIDPVDSRELPSHHTLLPARTAILENLQLAHVEPGPYELIALPLRWQGLDASPVRAVLRTL, from the coding sequence GTGGATCGCGGACGTCTCATCGACATCAGCCAGCCCGTGGACCCGTCGATCGGCACCTTTCCGGGCGATACCCCCTTCTCGTGGGAATTCACCTGGAGCCTCGCCGCCGGGGACTCGTGCAACGTGTCGCGCGTGGTGACGAGTCCACACAACGGCACCCACGCCGACGCCCCCCTGCACTTCGAGGACGGAGCCACGGGGATCGGAGACGTCGAGCTCGACCGCTACGTCGGACCGTGCTGGGTCGTCGACGGCCCCCGCGAAGGGCTGCTGCAGCCGGAACACCTTCGAAGCATCGACGTCGACACCTATCCGCGGCTGCTCGTACGCACACGCGACGACGCCCGTACCGGCTTCCCCGACGAGTTCGTGGCGCTCGATCCTTCGGCCGCCCGTTGGCTCGTGGACCACGAGATCCGGCTGATCGGTCTGGACACGCCTTCGATCGACCCCGTCGACAGTCGCGAGCTCCCGTCGCACCACACGCTCCTGCCGGCGCGAACGGCGATCCTCGAGAACCTGCAGCTCGCCCACGTCGAGCCCGGACCCTACGAGTTGATCGCCCTGCCGCTACGATGGCAGGGGCTCGACGCGTCGCCCGTGCGCGCGGTCCTGCGCACGCTCTGA
- a CDS encoding tetratricopeptide repeat protein codes for MTRGLIIVAGTIALIAAGVWGASTWLGDAPREVTTTSEVAYESYQEGEGYVERYALEPAAAAFEAAVEADSTFAMAHLQLSGVLWQLGRRDDAQRHLERAVDLSAGVSEIERMWIERTHARYTDRPERVREITAELAETHPEHPWVLRLLGEQARQRGEYRKALTAFERALELDPEAVDIHNKKGYIYLGMGEYEKAVQSFQRYAFYAPDQANPHDSLGEAFFYTGQFEEATREFLRALDIDPGFVWAGVHLADVLSVTGQVERAHRVLDELEPVFEERGWSDWMAQQRMMIDLRADRWEAVLTRAKARIARADSAKGRADEFLLFAKFMRTMAFLELGRLDEARESIEPLAATSTELHDAIGDSPRYAESERLHEALVRARLGRAEGEPARGIDALSTAIEEAESIGPHELTFFRYELARCQLADERPEEAAATVDAALSEIPTLPRMNLLAARIAADLGRRDEALAHLRTHLEVMRYADEGHPHVVQAQRMLQRLVPRS; via the coding sequence ATGACACGAGGCCTGATCATCGTGGCCGGAACGATCGCCCTGATCGCCGCCGGCGTCTGGGGCGCGAGCACGTGGCTCGGCGACGCTCCCCGTGAGGTCACGACCACCTCCGAAGTCGCCTACGAGTCCTACCAGGAGGGCGAGGGATACGTCGAACGCTACGCCCTCGAGCCCGCGGCCGCGGCCTTCGAAGCCGCCGTCGAGGCCGACTCGACCTTCGCCATGGCGCACCTGCAGCTCTCCGGAGTGCTGTGGCAACTCGGGCGACGCGACGACGCCCAGCGGCACCTCGAGCGCGCGGTCGACCTGAGCGCGGGGGTGTCGGAGATCGAGCGTATGTGGATCGAACGCACGCACGCCCGCTACACCGATCGGCCGGAGCGGGTTCGTGAGATCACCGCGGAGCTGGCCGAGACCCACCCCGAACACCCGTGGGTGCTCCGGCTGCTCGGCGAGCAGGCCCGGCAGCGGGGCGAGTACCGGAAGGCCCTGACCGCCTTCGAACGCGCCCTGGAGCTCGATCCCGAGGCCGTCGACATCCACAACAAGAAGGGCTACATCTACCTCGGCATGGGCGAGTACGAGAAGGCCGTCCAGAGTTTCCAGCGCTACGCCTTCTACGCCCCCGACCAGGCCAACCCGCACGACAGCCTGGGCGAGGCCTTCTTCTACACCGGGCAGTTCGAGGAGGCGACCCGGGAGTTCCTGCGGGCCCTCGACATCGATCCGGGCTTCGTGTGGGCGGGCGTGCACCTGGCCGACGTCCTGAGTGTGACCGGACAGGTGGAACGTGCGCACCGGGTGCTCGACGAGCTCGAACCGGTGTTCGAAGAGCGCGGTTGGAGCGACTGGATGGCGCAGCAGCGCATGATGATCGACCTGCGCGCGGATCGATGGGAAGCGGTCCTGACCCGAGCGAAGGCGCGCATCGCACGTGCCGATTCCGCCAAGGGTCGAGCGGACGAGTTCCTGCTGTTCGCGAAGTTCATGCGAACGATGGCGTTCCTGGAGCTGGGTCGGCTGGACGAGGCACGCGAATCGATCGAGCCCCTGGCCGCGACCTCGACGGAACTCCACGACGCGATCGGCGACTCTCCCCGCTACGCGGAATCCGAACGCCTGCACGAAGCCCTGGTCCGCGCCCGTCTCGGACGCGCCGAGGGCGAGCCCGCGCGAGGGATCGATGCACTGTCCACCGCGATCGAGGAGGCCGAGTCGATCGGCCCCCACGAGCTGACCTTCTTCCGCTACGAGCTGGCGCGGTGCCAACTCGCGGACGAACGACCCGAGGAAGCCGCCGCGACCGTGGACGCCGCGCTGAGCGAGATCCCGACGCTGCCGCGCATGAACCTACTGGCCGCGCGGATCGCGGCGGACCTCGGCCGGCGCGACGAAGCCCTGGCGCACCTGCGCACGCACCTCGAAGTGATGCGCTACGCCGACGAGGGGCACCCGCACGTGGTGCAGGCGCAGCGCATGCTGCAACGGCTGGTTCCGAGGAGCTGA
- a CDS encoding SpoIIE family protein phosphatase: MRTGTMTKPTTTRNLLVAWGVFTLLVASFSAYDATRSRPTDGALWRLGGEQIRVMDVVDDGPAHRAGLRAGDVIEGIDRQAIRDPRHASGLLQSRDVGEVVPYLVRRGGEVLTADIELGSTRITDVTTYLVYCGLGLIYLLAGAYVFWRNPVLVQARLFYLLCTLFLVYFFSASDRSSIYYWSDTFVQNAGTFASLMVPPLFLHFFLVFPKRRTVLDRNRWVAPALYLVPVLYYLSFTYDQFFERQMASIGPVEQMTLGFYFTAGLASLVSIYLSSQDSALRQRVKFLTLGTVLGTLPFLVFNIALGKLLGREDLALLGAIPMVLVPVSFGYTIARYRLMDIEVFIRRSLIYAVLTGLVVGAYFVLVVLVGNVVLDLSGQNSQLVAIIATLLIAAAFAPARERIQGFLERRFFREKHDLQQALQDLAKAIPHTLETSTLVTLVRARVGGLLHPTRFEFLECPDGALIHDESDETVALPRMTRLVRRRGATVTPEVVAGELARLQRGADPERQRQREDLEREVEHLRETGLEILVPAFAGERLVGGLALGPKRSEVAYDGAELEVLQIVAGQMGVQVENTRLYREAIERQRLEEELEVARSIQQRLLPATVPELTGFDLSALNHASAQVSGDYFDFLTAGDQCGLVIADVSGKGLPASLLASNLQASIRALVRHASGPGSIFGAVNTSLYESTDPERFATAFMATLDPEGGRLTYSNAGHNPPLLRRADGRIHWLDVGATPLGAFPDMVYDEATVDLEPGDTLVLFTDGITEAADATGEFFGEEGLQRVVEQCHGQDSGTIVDCIRSAVDDYADGAAADDMTLIVVRRLGDGIGREPADERIHAEATRT, from the coding sequence GTGCGCACCGGGACCATGACGAAACCGACCACGACCCGCAACCTGCTCGTCGCGTGGGGTGTCTTCACGCTGCTCGTGGCCTCGTTCAGCGCCTACGACGCCACGCGATCGAGACCGACCGACGGAGCGCTCTGGCGACTCGGTGGCGAGCAGATCCGCGTGATGGACGTGGTGGACGACGGCCCTGCCCACCGCGCCGGGCTCCGAGCGGGCGACGTGATCGAAGGCATCGACCGGCAGGCGATCCGCGATCCGCGGCACGCCTCGGGCCTGCTGCAGAGCCGGGACGTGGGCGAGGTGGTGCCCTATCTGGTGCGCCGGGGGGGCGAGGTCCTCACGGCCGACATCGAACTCGGCAGCACGCGCATCACCGACGTGACCACCTATCTGGTGTACTGCGGGCTGGGGCTGATCTACCTGCTCGCCGGCGCCTACGTCTTCTGGCGCAACCCCGTGCTCGTGCAGGCCCGGCTGTTCTACCTGCTGTGTACGTTGTTCCTGGTGTACTTCTTCTCGGCCAGCGACCGCAGTAGCATCTACTACTGGTCCGACACCTTCGTGCAGAACGCGGGCACCTTCGCGAGCCTCATGGTGCCACCGCTGTTCCTGCACTTCTTCTTGGTCTTCCCGAAACGACGCACCGTCCTCGACCGCAATCGATGGGTCGCTCCCGCGCTCTACCTGGTCCCGGTGCTGTACTACCTGTCGTTCACCTACGATCAGTTCTTCGAGCGACAGATGGCCTCGATCGGGCCGGTCGAACAGATGACCCTGGGCTTCTACTTCACGGCAGGCCTGGCGAGCCTGGTGTCGATCTACCTGTCGAGCCAGGACTCGGCGCTGCGCCAGCGGGTGAAGTTCCTGACCCTCGGAACCGTTCTGGGAACACTTCCCTTCCTGGTGTTCAACATCGCCCTGGGCAAGCTCCTGGGTCGCGAGGACCTGGCCCTGCTCGGCGCGATCCCCATGGTGCTGGTCCCGGTGAGTTTCGGGTACACGATCGCACGCTACCGGCTGATGGACATCGAGGTGTTCATCCGCCGGTCGCTGATCTACGCGGTGCTCACCGGGCTGGTGGTCGGCGCCTACTTCGTGCTGGTGGTGCTCGTCGGCAACGTCGTGCTCGACCTGAGCGGCCAGAACAGTCAGCTGGTCGCGATCATCGCCACGCTGCTGATCGCGGCCGCCTTCGCCCCCGCCCGCGAGCGGATCCAGGGTTTCCTCGAACGGCGGTTCTTTCGTGAGAAGCACGACCTGCAGCAGGCGCTGCAGGACCTGGCCAAGGCGATCCCGCACACGCTCGAGACCTCGACCCTGGTCACGCTGGTGCGTGCGCGCGTGGGCGGTCTGCTCCACCCCACTCGTTTCGAGTTCCTGGAGTGCCCCGACGGGGCGCTGATCCACGACGAGTCCGACGAGACCGTGGCCCTGCCCCGCATGACGCGACTCGTGCGACGACGAGGCGCGACGGTGACACCCGAAGTGGTGGCCGGCGAGCTCGCCCGCCTCCAGCGCGGGGCCGACCCCGAGCGGCAGCGCCAACGCGAGGACCTCGAGCGCGAGGTCGAGCACCTCCGCGAGACCGGTCTCGAGATCCTGGTGCCGGCCTTTGCCGGAGAACGCCTGGTCGGAGGGCTCGCCCTGGGACCGAAGCGCAGCGAGGTCGCCTACGACGGCGCCGAACTCGAGGTGCTGCAGATCGTGGCCGGACAGATGGGCGTGCAGGTCGAGAACACGCGCCTGTACCGAGAGGCGATCGAGCGCCAGCGCCTCGAAGAGGAGCTCGAGGTCGCGCGGTCGATCCAGCAGCGTCTGCTGCCGGCCACCGTGCCCGAACTCACCGGCTTCGATCTGTCGGCCCTGAACCACGCGTCGGCCCAGGTCAGCGGCGACTACTTCGACTTCCTGACCGCCGGCGATCAGTGCGGGCTCGTGATCGCCGACGTCTCGGGCAAGGGGCTGCCGGCCTCGCTGCTCGCCAGCAACCTGCAGGCCTCGATCCGCGCGCTGGTGCGCCACGCCTCGGGGCCGGGTTCGATCTTCGGGGCGGTGAACACCTCGCTGTACGAGAGCACCGACCCCGAGCGATTCGCCACCGCCTTCATGGCCACGCTCGACCCCGAGGGCGGGCGTCTGACCTACAGCAACGCTGGGCACAATCCACCCCTGTTGCGTCGCGCCGACGGTCGGATCCATTGGCTCGACGTCGGCGCCACCCCGCTCGGAGCCTTTCCAGACATGGTCTACGACGAGGCCACCGTCGACCTCGAGCCCGGCGACACCCTGGTGCTGTTCACCGATGGCATCACCGAGGCGGCCGATGCGACCGGGGAATTCTTCGGCGAAGAGGGCCTGCAACGGGTGGTCGAGCAGTGCCACGGGCAGGACTCGGGAACCATCGTCGACTGCATCCGGAGCGCCGTCGACGACTACGCCGACGGCGCGGCCGCCGACGACATGACCCTGATCGTGGTCCGTCGTCTGGGTGACGGAATCGGTCGGGAACCCGCCGACGAGCGAATACACGCCGAGGCAACCAGAACGTGA